The Nostoc sp. PCC 7524 nucleotide sequence TAAATACCTATGGAAACTGTCACCCTCAACATTCCACCAGCCGTAGGTCTAACAGACGAGCAGTTTTATCAACTGTGCATAGCCAATAACGAATGGCGCATAGAACTGACAGCAGCAGGAGAATTAATTATTATGCCTCCAACTGGCGGCGAAAGCGGTATTAGAAATTCTGGCTTAACGGCTAAACTCTACAATTGGAATGAGCAAGCCAAACTGGGTAAAGTATTTGACTCCTCAACTGAGTTTCATTTATCTAATGGTGCTTTTCGTTCGCCGGATGTGGCTTGGGTGAAAACAGAACGCTGGGAAGCTTTGACTGCGGAACAAAAGAAACGCTTTCCCCCACTGTGTCCAGATTTTGTCATAGAACTGCGCTCTGAAACTGATTCCTTAAAGACATTACGGGCAAAAATGCAAGAGTATCAGGATAATGGCGTTCGCCTAGGTTGGTTGATTGATCCCCAAACGCCGTTAGTGGAAATTTATCGCCCTAGTGTTGAAGTAGAAACCATTAATTTTTCTGTTGAGCAACCGCCCCAACTTTCTGGTGAAGATGTATTACCTGGGTTGGTTTTGGATTTAAGTTTTATCCTCAACCCATAAATTTCTCGACTGTGCTGAGTAAGTTTAAGCTCTTGTAACTTTAATTTGCATATTGATATTGCAGAGGGTAGGGAAGCAGAGGGGCAGAGGAGCAGAGGGGCAGAGGAGCAGAGGAGCAGGCGAGGATGGGGGAGTGAGGGGAGATGAGGGAGTGAGGGGAGACAAGGTAGAATTTTTACCCAATTCCCAATTCCCAATTCCCAATCCCCAATCCTCAGTCCCCAGTCCCCAATCCCCACTTATCATGGAACAAAGCCTGTCAATTAATATCAAGCAATGCTAACCCGTATTAAAGACTTAGCCGCCAAACTCGCACCTCGCCTGATTGAGATTCGTCGCCACATTCATGCTCACCCCGAACTTAGCGGACAGGAATATCAAACTGCTGCGTTTGTGGCTGGTGTTTTATCTTCCAGTGGTTTGCGTGTGCAAGAGGGAATTGGCAAAACAGGCGTAGTGGGGGAAATTAAAGGTTCTCTTCAAGATGAGCATTTCTTGGCAATTCGCACTGATATGGATGCTTTACCCATTCAAGAAAGTACGGGGTTGGAATATGCTTCTCGTACAGCCGGGGTGATGCACGCTTGCGGCCATGATATTCACACTACAGTGGGTTTGGGAACAGCAATGATACTCGCCCAAATTGCAGAGGAATTGAGCGGAAATGTGCGGTTTTTATTCCAGCCTGCGGAAGAAATTGCCCAAGGTGCAATTTGGATGATCGAAGATGGGGTGATGAAAAATGTCTCGGCTGTTTTGGGGGTTCATGTTTTCCCTTCTATCCCGGCTGGCTCTATTGGTGTGCGTTACGGAGCGTTGACGGCGGCGGCTGATGATTTAGAGATTCTGATTTTTGGTGAATCTGGACATGGTGCGCGTCCCCATGAGGCGATTGATGCAATTTGGATTGCGGCACAAGTAATTACGGCTTTGCAACAAGCCATTAGCCGCACCCAAAACCCCTTGCGTCCTGTGGTGTTAAGTATTGGCAAAATTAACGGTGGGAGAGCGCCTAATATTATTGCTGATCAAGTGCAGTTGCGGGGAACAGTGCGATCGCTCCACCCAGAAACCCGCGCTCAACTCCCTAACTGGATTGAAAAAATTGTCGCTAATGTCTGCCATTCTTACGGTGCAAAGTATCAGGTTAATTATCACCAAGGTGTACCGGGTGTTAACAATGATTATGCACTGACGCAATTGTTGCAATCCGCCGCCGAAGCAGCTTGGAGTAGCGATCGCGTCCAAGTTTTACCAGAACCATCTCTGGGTGCAGAAGATTTTTCTGTATATTTGGAACACGTCCCCGGTGCAATGTTTCGCCTAGGTGTAGGCTACCCAGATCGAATTATCAACCATCCCTTACATCACCCGGAATTTGAGGTAGATGAATCTGCTATTATCACAGGAGTTGTAACAATGGCATACGCCGCATATCAGTATTTCCAGCAACGATAAACCTCAAGCTTACTTACGGAGATAGCTAAATGCAGCTTCTTGAATTCCCCAGTGTCCCAGCCATAGCAGGAGAGAATGCTGTTGCTGTTACTCAACTGCCGCCAATATGGCAAGACATTGCTAAGGGAGTAGCACCTACCGGACTCTGTAATCCTCAAGTTTATGTTGAGATGGCGCAGTTGTTTTTATACAAGTTAGCACAGGGTGATGTTGACTTGTTTAATGAACGCCCAGAACTCGCCCATCTCAAACCTTCATTTTGTCAGCTATTCGGACAACTCGCACAGGAAACCCTAGAGTTCTATGGTCATGATTTCATGACTCATAACTATCCTAATTTTGCCTCAATTTTGCAGGATTTGCAGTCCAAAGGCTCTGATTATGCTGATGAAATCAAAGTTGCAAAAATTGGCTTAGAACTGTTCGATGAGTTTGGTTATGAACTTCCAGCTAGTTTTTATCATGTGCATTTAGCACCGATTTACCGCGATCATGTGTTTGAAGAACGGGCTTTGAGATTTGATAAGCGGGATATCGCACATAAGCGTTCTTGGGATGCCATACTTCATGCTTGTAAAGTATTTGCTATGCAAATGAAGGTGCAGAGTATCGCCTCAAAATATGGTTTTACTTATCAGCATGGTTGCGGTTGTAACTCACATCTGTCTGCAATTGATGTTTCTTGTGGTGCGTTTGAGTATAAATTAAGTCCGGAAAAACGCGATCGCTGGATTCGCAGTTTCATCTGGACTGCTTGGTATGAGTATGCTTTTTTTCCCATTGTGCCGAATACCAGTTATTTAGTGTGAATTATCAACACACCGTCTCTTCAGCGTACAGTGTAAGCTTATTAGCAGCTTGCAATTTATGACCCTTTTGGCAGAGGGAGGAATTATTTTTAAAACCTTCTGCCCTCTGCATTTATTCAGTCAATTGTTTACTAATTCTTAATCTTACTCATTTAAGATACTAATACCAATTCCATGAGAAGCTGCACCAAATCAATTCTGTAGAGACGTTGTATGCAAAGTCTCTACAACAACTTATAAATTGCATCTTCATCAAGAAACGGTATAAGATATAGACATATATTAGTTCCTTCATTTTGGCTTTGCTATCTCCAGCAGTAATTCTTGACCGATTTGGAAAAACCTAAAAATTTTATCTAAAAAAATTCAACTTTACTTAAGCAGATATATTTAAGTAATATTATCTACTGTTGCATAAAACGAGTCGATACATATCACAGCTTTAGCCTTGATGATCATGGTTAAACTACCGTAAAGGTAGGTAATTATTATATACTAGCTCCTAAAATGACAACCAATTTACTGACAAAACCTCAAAGATATTACTTACATCCATCAAGACGAATTTTACTTGTTGAAGATAATGATATTAATAGGATGTTACTCAGTGATTATTTGAGCTATTGTAACTACAATGTCAAAGGTTTATCGAATGCTGCGGATTTTTTCTTATCTATAGATACATTTCAACCGGATTTAATTTTATTAGACTTGAAATTACCAGATATTAATGGATATGTTCTACTCGAAAAAATACAGCAACAACCCAATTTATTGAAGATACCTATTATTGTAGTTTCAGCATTTGCTTTTAAATCTGATCAAGAAAAAGCAATGAATTTAGGCGCTCGTAGTTATTTTGTTAAACCTATAAATCTGAATCTTTTAACGCTGGCAATTGAACAAGAGTTAGCTTATAGCTGTATTTAATTAGGTGACAGGTGATAGGTGACAGGTGACAGGTGACAGGTGACAGGTGACAGGTGACAGGTGACAGGTGACAGGTGACAGGTGACAGGTGACAGGTGATAGGTGACAGGTGACAGGTTACAGGTTACAGGTGACAGAGAAGAGTTTAACAATCACACAGGCTTCACATATTCCTTAGAATAAGTATAGGTAAGTGTGAAATTACCTATATTGAGACTGTGACAACATCTGCTCAGATCCTACCACTGGTTAAAGATTCAGAACGCTTGGAAACTCGTCTGGCTGAGATTCCGCCAGAACCGGGCGTTTATTTCATGCGCGATCGCAGCGATCGCATTATCTATATAGGTAAATCGCGCAAGTTGCGATCGCGTGTGCGTTCCTATTTTCGGGATGGCTATCACAAAACTGAACGGATAGCCACAATGGTGAAGCAGGTGACAGAAATTGAGTTCATTGTCACCGATACGGAAGCCGAAGCCTTGGCGCTAGAAGCCAACTTAATTAAGCAGCACCAGCCATACTTTAATGTGCTGCTCAAAGATGATAAAAAATATCCTTATGTCTGTATTACTTGGTCAGAAGACTATCCCCGGATTTTTATCACCCGTAAACGTCAGCTAGGTAAAGAAAAAGATAAGTATTACGGGCCTTATACTGATTCAGGTCTATTACGAAGTATATTACATATATCTAAGCGGATATTTGCATTGAGACAAAGACCGCAACCATTATTTAAAGACCGTCCTTGTTTAAATTATGATTTAGGCCGTTGTCCGGGGGTGTGTCAACAGCTCATCTCACCAGAAGAATATCGTAAGACTGTGCAGAAAGTAGCGATGGTATTCCAAGGACGAACTCAGGAACTGATCGAGATTTTAACGGAACAGATGCACAAAGCCGCAGAGGCGCTAAATTTTGAATCGGCGGCGCGGATTCGTGATCAAATAACGGGGTTAAATTCCCTCACCGCACAACAGAAGGTTTCTTTACCAGATGATACTGTTTCACGGGATGCGATCGCTCTAGCAGCTGATGCACAACACGCCTGCATTCAATTATTTCAGATTCGTGCTGGGCAGTTGGTGGGACGTTTAGCATTTGTGGCTGAGTCTCAAGCTGAACCAGGCGCAATCTTACAACGGGTATTAGAAGAACACTACCAAACTGCTGACTCTGTGGAAATTCCCGCAGAAATTTTGGTACAGCATGAGTTACCTGACGGGGAAATTTTGGCGGCAGCTTTGACGCAACGGAAGGGAAGAAAAGTCACCATCTTAGCCCCCCAGCGTCAAACTAAGGCAGAATTGATTGAGATGGTAGAACGCAATGCCCAGTATGAATTACAGAGAATGCAAAAATTGGGCGATGTCTCCGACGGGCTGCGCCAACGCAATCACCAAGCTTTGCAAGATTTAGCCACAATTCTCGACTTACCCGACTTACCCCACCGCATCGAAGGTTATGATATTTCTCACATTCAAGGTTCTAATGCTGTAGCTTCCCAAGTTGTGTTTATTGATGGCATACCAGCCAAGCAACATTATCGCCACTACAAAATTAAAAATCCTACTGTCACCACAGGACACTCGGATGATTTTGCTAGTTTAGCCGAAGTCATCCAACGCCGCTTTCGCAAGTATGCAGAAGAACCACAATTATCAAAGGTAGATAATCCCGACTGGCCTGATTTAATCATGATAGATGGCGGTAAAGGTCAATTATCGGCGGTGGTTGCGGTTTTGCAAGAGATGAATTTATTGGAAGACTTGCGAGTTGTGAGTTTAGCCAAGCGGCGAGAGGAGATTTTTTTACCAGGAGAATCAGCACCCCTAGCAACTGATAGCGAACAACCAGGGGTACAAGTGTTGCGAAGGCTGCGGGATGAAGCCCATAGATTTGC carries:
- a CDS encoding Uma2 family endonuclease; translated protein: METVTLNIPPAVGLTDEQFYQLCIANNEWRIELTAAGELIIMPPTGGESGIRNSGLTAKLYNWNEQAKLGKVFDSSTEFHLSNGAFRSPDVAWVKTERWEALTAEQKKRFPPLCPDFVIELRSETDSLKTLRAKMQEYQDNGVRLGWLIDPQTPLVEIYRPSVEVETINFSVEQPPQLSGEDVLPGLVLDLSFILNP
- a CDS encoding M20 family metallopeptidase is translated as MLTRIKDLAAKLAPRLIEIRRHIHAHPELSGQEYQTAAFVAGVLSSSGLRVQEGIGKTGVVGEIKGSLQDEHFLAIRTDMDALPIQESTGLEYASRTAGVMHACGHDIHTTVGLGTAMILAQIAEELSGNVRFLFQPAEEIAQGAIWMIEDGVMKNVSAVLGVHVFPSIPAGSIGVRYGALTAAADDLEILIFGESGHGARPHEAIDAIWIAAQVITALQQAISRTQNPLRPVVLSIGKINGGRAPNIIADQVQLRGTVRSLHPETRAQLPNWIEKIVANVCHSYGAKYQVNYHQGVPGVNNDYALTQLLQSAAEAAWSSDRVQVLPEPSLGAEDFSVYLEHVPGAMFRLGVGYPDRIINHPLHHPEFEVDESAIITGVVTMAYAAYQYFQQR
- a CDS encoding response regulator, with protein sequence MTTNLLTKPQRYYLHPSRRILLVEDNDINRMLLSDYLSYCNYNVKGLSNAADFFLSIDTFQPDLILLDLKLPDINGYVLLEKIQQQPNLLKIPIIVVSAFAFKSDQEKAMNLGARSYFVKPINLNLLTLAIEQELAYSCI
- the uvrC gene encoding excinuclease ABC subunit UvrC, translated to MTTSAQILPLVKDSERLETRLAEIPPEPGVYFMRDRSDRIIYIGKSRKLRSRVRSYFRDGYHKTERIATMVKQVTEIEFIVTDTEAEALALEANLIKQHQPYFNVLLKDDKKYPYVCITWSEDYPRIFITRKRQLGKEKDKYYGPYTDSGLLRSILHISKRIFALRQRPQPLFKDRPCLNYDLGRCPGVCQQLISPEEYRKTVQKVAMVFQGRTQELIEILTEQMHKAAEALNFESAARIRDQITGLNSLTAQQKVSLPDDTVSRDAIALAADAQHACIQLFQIRAGQLVGRLAFVAESQAEPGAILQRVLEEHYQTADSVEIPAEILVQHELPDGEILAAALTQRKGRKVTILAPQRQTKAELIEMVERNAQYELQRMQKLGDVSDGLRQRNHQALQDLATILDLPDLPHRIEGYDISHIQGSNAVASQVVFIDGIPAKQHYRHYKIKNPTVTTGHSDDFASLAEVIQRRFRKYAEEPQLSKVDNPDWPDLIMIDGGKGQLSAVVAVLQEMNLLEDLRVVSLAKRREEIFLPGESAPLATDSEQPGVQVLRRLRDEAHRFAVSFHRQQRSDKLKRSRLDEIPGLGHHRQKLLLGHFRSVDYLRQATPAQIAEVPGIGAKLAQIIYDYFHPA